The following proteins come from a genomic window of Clostridia bacterium:
- a CDS encoding HypC/HybG/HupF family hydrogenase formation chaperone, whose protein sequence is MCLGVPGRVEEIQEGGKYVVVDAMGVKVRASTALIDSVAVGDYLMIHAGYALEKVDPEEARERIELWEQFLAYDQSAG, encoded by the coding sequence ATGTGTTTAGGAGTGCCGGGACGAGTGGAAGAGATTCAGGAGGGTGGGAAATATGTGGTGGTCGATGCTATGGGGGTAAAAGTCCGGGCCTCGACTGCACTGATTGATTCGGTGGCGGTGGGTGATTACCTAATGATCCACGCTGGTTACGCCCTTGAAAAGGTAGATCCGGAGGAGGCGCGGGAACGGATTGAGCTCTGGGAACAATTCCTTGCTTATGACCAAAGTGCTGGCTAG